In a single window of the Bacillus mycoides genome:
- a CDS encoding redox-sensing transcriptional repressor Rex, translated as MDQQKIPQATAKRLPLYYRFIQNLSLSGKQRVSSAELSEAVKVDSATIRRDFSYFGALGKKGYGYNVNYLLSFFRETLDQDDITRVALIGVGNLGTAFLHYNFTKNNNTKIEMAFDVSEEKVGTEIGGIPVYHLDELEERLSTDIQVAILTVPATVAQSVADRLAETNVHGILNFTPARLNVSENIRIHHIDLAVELQTLVYFLKNYPQ; from the coding sequence ATGGATCAGCAAAAAATTCCACAGGCCACTGCCAAACGATTGCCTCTATACTATCGATTTATCCAAAACTTATCTCTTTCTGGTAAGCAACGTGTTTCATCAGCCGAATTGAGTGAAGCGGTAAAGGTTGATTCCGCAACTATTCGAAGAGATTTTTCATATTTTGGAGCGTTAGGGAAAAAAGGATATGGATATAACGTAAATTATTTATTATCATTTTTCCGTGAAACACTCGACCAAGATGATATAACACGCGTGGCACTTATTGGAGTAGGTAATTTAGGGACCGCTTTCTTACATTATAATTTCACGAAAAACAATAATACAAAAATTGAAATGGCGTTTGATGTTAGTGAAGAGAAAGTTGGAACAGAAATCGGAGGCATTCCTGTATATCATTTGGATGAACTAGAAGAACGTTTATCAACTGATATACAAGTGGCAATATTAACGGTACCCGCTACAGTAGCGCAATCTGTGGCAGATAGATTGGCAGAAACGAACGTGCATGGTATTTTAAATTTCACACCAGCACGCTTAAATGTGTCAGAGAATATAAGGATTCATCACATTGATTTAGCTGTAGAGTTACAAACTCTTGTTTACTTTTTGAAGAATTATCCACAATAA
- the groES gene encoding co-chaperone GroES, translated as MLKPLGDRVVIELVQAEEKTASGIVLPETAKEKPQEGKVIAVGTGRVLENGERVALEVAAGDLIIFSKYAGTEVKYEGTDYLILRESDILAIIG; from the coding sequence ATGCTAAAGCCATTAGGTGATCGCGTTGTAATTGAACTTGTTCAAGCAGAAGAAAAAACAGCAAGTGGTATTGTATTACCAGAAACTGCAAAAGAAAAACCACAAGAGGGTAAAGTTATTGCAGTAGGTACAGGCCGAGTGCTTGAAAATGGTGAGCGTGTTGCTTTAGAGGTAGCAGCAGGTGATCTTATCATCTTCTCAAAATATGCAGGTACTGAAGTGAAATACGAAGGTACAGACTACTTGATTTTACGTGAAAGTGACATTTTAGCAATTATCGGTTAA
- the tsaB gene encoding tRNA (adenosine(37)-N6)-threonylcarbamoyltransferase complex dimerization subunit type 1 TsaB, giving the protein MKVLAIDTSNYVMGVSLIEEGNVIGEIITNLTKNHSVRLMPAVEKLLKECGVKPKELTKIVVAAGPGSYTGVRIGVTAAKTLAWSLQIPIVGVSSLEVVAANGTNFNGLICPLFDGRRGQIYTGLYTYEGERITSIEEDRIILIVDWLQMLKDKEQPVLFIGNDVKLHKETIVEYLGDQAVFAPFTKNNPRPSELAFLGLQKEEQDVHTFVPSYLRLAEAETKWLESQKQ; this is encoded by the coding sequence ATGAAAGTACTAGCAATTGATACTTCAAATTACGTAATGGGTGTATCCCTTATTGAGGAAGGGAACGTGATTGGGGAAATCATTACAAATTTAACAAAAAACCATTCTGTACGTCTTATGCCAGCTGTAGAGAAACTGTTAAAAGAATGCGGTGTAAAACCGAAAGAATTGACTAAAATTGTTGTAGCAGCTGGACCGGGATCATATACAGGTGTTCGTATAGGTGTGACAGCGGCAAAAACATTAGCTTGGTCACTTCAAATACCAATTGTAGGTGTATCAAGTTTGGAAGTGGTGGCTGCAAATGGTACTAATTTTAATGGACTAATTTGTCCTTTATTTGATGGCCGACGTGGTCAAATTTACACGGGGTTATATACATATGAAGGAGAGCGTATAACTTCAATAGAAGAAGACCGAATTATTCTTATTGTTGACTGGTTGCAAATGTTAAAAGATAAAGAACAGCCTGTTTTATTTATTGGTAACGATGTTAAATTGCATAAAGAAACAATTGTAGAATATTTAGGTGATCAAGCTGTATTTGCTCCGTTCACTAAGAATAACCCAAGACCAAGTGAATTAGCATTTTTAGGATTACAAAAAGAAGAACAAGACGTGCATACGTTTGTTCCTAGCTATCTTCGTTTAGCTGAAGCTGAAACAAAATGGTTAGAAAGTCAAAAACAATAG
- the rimI gene encoding ribosomal protein S18-alanine N-acetyltransferase has product MDMIFRKMALDDIAQIVAIEEASFSTPWTADAFHRELEVNEHAHYVVLEKDGLVIGYCGLWIIIDESHVTNIAILPEYRGQKLGDALLKEVISEAKGLGVKTMTLEVRMSNEVAKQLYRKYGFQNGGIRKRYYADNQEDGLVMWVNI; this is encoded by the coding sequence ATGGATATGATATTTAGAAAGATGGCACTCGATGATATTGCTCAAATTGTAGCTATTGAAGAAGCATCTTTTTCAACCCCTTGGACTGCAGATGCCTTTCACCGTGAATTAGAGGTGAATGAACATGCACATTATGTCGTGCTAGAAAAAGATGGTCTCGTAATTGGATATTGTGGATTGTGGATAATTATTGATGAATCACATGTAACAAATATAGCTATCCTGCCGGAATACAGAGGTCAAAAGCTAGGGGATGCCTTATTAAAAGAAGTCATTTCCGAAGCGAAAGGTTTAGGAGTAAAAACAATGACACTTGAAGTACGCATGTCAAATGAAGTAGCAAAGCAGTTATACAGAAAATACGGATTTCAAAATGGTGGGATTCGTAAACGATACTATGCAGACAATCAGGAAGATGGTCTTGTAATGTGGGTGAATATATAA
- the tsaE gene encoding tRNA (adenosine(37)-N6)-threonylcarbamoyltransferase complex ATPase subunit type 1 TsaE produces the protein MSKYEITTKSSEETQRLSEKLGRLVKEKDVIILEGDLGAGKTTFTKGLAKGLGVKRVVNSPTFNIIKEYKGRLPLYHMDVYRLAESEEDLGFDEYFYGEGITVVEWAHLIEAYLPNEKLQISLFHAGDDTRKIVLEPIGDRYIRLCEELLQDESTSN, from the coding sequence GTGAGTAAATATGAAATAACAACAAAATCTTCCGAAGAAACCCAGCGATTATCAGAAAAATTAGGGAGACTTGTAAAGGAAAAAGATGTAATTATTTTAGAAGGTGATCTTGGAGCTGGCAAGACGACTTTTACAAAAGGACTAGCAAAAGGTCTTGGAGTGAAAAGAGTCGTAAATAGTCCTACCTTCAATATTATTAAAGAATATAAAGGAAGATTACCGCTATATCATATGGATGTGTATCGTTTAGCGGAAAGTGAAGAAGATTTAGGATTTGATGAGTATTTCTATGGTGAAGGGATTACAGTAGTAGAATGGGCTCATTTAATAGAAGCATATTTACCGAATGAGAAGTTGCAAATTAGTTTATTCCATGCTGGAGATGATACAAGAAAAATTGTACTCGAGCCAATTGGAGATCGCTATATTAGATTATGTGAGGAGCTATTACAAGATGAAAGTACTAGCAATTGA
- a CDS encoding YdiK family protein has protein sequence MRNSPLFMAALYFLLGCIFTRFAITNVTDTIWNMWTILFAVMATIDFNLALRLILVKFTKKKQ, from the coding sequence ATGAGAAACTCACCATTGTTCATGGCTGCATTGTACTTTCTTCTTGGATGTATCTTTACACGCTTCGCCATTACGAACGTAACAGATACAATCTGGAATATGTGGACAATACTATTTGCAGTTATGGCAACAATTGATTTTAATTTGGCACTTCGCCTTATCTTAGTTAAATTCACAAAGAAAAAACAATAA
- the groL gene encoding chaperonin GroEL (60 kDa chaperone family; promotes refolding of misfolded polypeptides especially under stressful conditions; forms two stacked rings of heptamers to form a barrel-shaped 14mer; ends can be capped by GroES; misfolded proteins enter the barrel where they are refolded when GroES binds), with the protein MAKDIKFSEEARRSMLRGVDTLANAVKVTLGPKGRNVVLEKKFGSPLITNDGVTIAKEIELEDAFENMGAKLVAEVASKTNDVAGDGTTTATVLAQAMIREGLKNVTAGANPMGLRKGIEKAVTAAIEELKAISKPIEGKSSIAQVAAISSADEEVGQLIAEAMERVGNDGVITLEESKGFTTELDVVEGMQFDRGYASPYMITDSDKMEAVLDNPYILITDKKISNIQEILPVLEQVVQQGKPLLIIAEDVEGEALATLVVNKLRGTFNVVAVKAPGFGDRRKAMLEDIAILTGGEVITEELGRDLKSATVESLGRAGKIVVTKENTTVVEGIGNSQQIEARIGQIRAQLEETTSEFDREKLQERLAKLAGGVAVIKVGAATETELKERKLRIEDALNSTRAAVEEGIVAGGGTSLMNVYTKVASIVAEGDEATGINIVLRALEEPVRQIAINAGLEGSVVVERLKGEKVGVGFNAATGEWVNMLESGIVDPAKVTRSALQNAASVAAMFLTTEAVVADKPEPNAPAMPDMGGMGMGGMGGMM; encoded by the coding sequence ATGGCAAAAGATATTAAATTTAGTGAAGAAGCACGTCGTTCGATGCTTCGCGGTGTCGACACTCTTGCAAACGCAGTAAAAGTAACGCTTGGACCAAAAGGTCGTAACGTTGTACTTGAGAAAAAATTCGGTTCACCACTTATTACAAATGACGGTGTAACAATCGCAAAAGAAATCGAATTAGAAGATGCATTCGAAAACATGGGTGCGAAATTAGTAGCAGAAGTTGCTAGCAAAACAAACGATGTAGCTGGTGACGGAACGACAACTGCAACTGTATTAGCGCAAGCTATGATTCGTGAAGGTCTTAAAAACGTAACAGCTGGTGCAAACCCAATGGGTCTTCGTAAAGGTATCGAAAAAGCTGTTACTGCTGCAATTGAAGAATTAAAAGCGATTTCTAAACCAATCGAAGGTAAATCTTCTATCGCACAAGTAGCTGCTATTTCTTCGGCTGACGAAGAAGTAGGTCAATTAATCGCTGAAGCAATGGAGCGCGTTGGTAACGACGGCGTTATTACTTTAGAAGAATCTAAAGGATTCACAACAGAATTAGACGTAGTAGAAGGTATGCAATTTGATCGTGGATATGCATCTCCTTACATGATTACTGATTCTGACAAAATGGAAGCAGTTCTTGATAACCCATACATTTTAATTACTGACAAAAAGATTTCTAACATCCAAGAAATCTTACCAGTATTAGAGCAAGTGGTACAACAAGGTAAACCACTTCTTATCATTGCTGAAGATGTAGAAGGCGAAGCGTTAGCTACATTAGTAGTGAACAAACTTCGTGGTACATTCAATGTAGTTGCTGTTAAAGCTCCTGGATTTGGTGACCGTCGTAAAGCAATGCTAGAAGATATCGCAATCTTAACTGGTGGCGAAGTAATCACTGAAGAATTAGGACGTGACTTAAAATCTGCTACAGTTGAATCTTTAGGACGTGCTGGTAAAATTGTTGTAACGAAAGAAAATACAACTGTAGTTGAAGGTATTGGAAATTCACAACAAATCGAAGCTCGCATCGGTCAAATCCGCGCGCAATTAGAAGAAACTACTTCTGAATTCGATCGTGAAAAATTACAAGAGCGTCTTGCTAAACTTGCGGGCGGTGTAGCAGTAATTAAAGTAGGTGCAGCAACTGAAACTGAGTTAAAAGAGCGCAAACTTCGCATTGAAGATGCACTTAACTCAACTCGTGCAGCAGTAGAAGAAGGTATTGTTGCAGGTGGTGGTACTTCACTTATGAACGTATACACAAAAGTAGCTTCTATCGTAGCTGAAGGCGACGAAGCAACAGGTATCAACATCGTACTTCGTGCACTAGAAGAGCCAGTTCGTCAAATCGCAATCAACGCTGGTCTAGAAGGATCTGTAGTTGTAGAGCGTCTAAAAGGCGAAAAAGTAGGCGTTGGTTTCAACGCAGCTACTGGCGAATGGGTTAACATGCTTGAGTCTGGTATCGTAGATCCAGCTAAAGTAACTCGTTCTGCACTTCAAAACGCAGCATCTGTTGCAGCTATGTTCTTAACGACTGAAGCTGTAGTTGCTGACAAGCCAGAACCAAATGCACCAGCAATGCCTGACATGGGCGGCATGGGCATGGGCGGTATGGGCGGAATGATGTAA
- a CDS encoding CPBP family intramembrane glutamic endopeptidase produces MKKQYWWIIVTYILMQLSGIAGLPLLLKTGLYDNRGFTREEKLQLITGHWAIISFFIALCVVLWLLRTDIRDRHLDKMRSTVPATIGWIFIGFFLALFSQSIAGMIEMRLLGITPGSENTARLMDIARTTPWFLIVISIIGPILEEIVFRKILFGTLYKKFNFFIAAIISSLVFAAIHFDFTHLLVYTSMGLVFAFLYVKTKRIIVPIAAHVAMNTLVAVAQVVVSNEQIQEMIKEAEKMQGFIGGFLV; encoded by the coding sequence TTGAAAAAACAATATTGGTGGATTATCGTTACATACATTTTAATGCAGTTATCAGGCATTGCCGGGTTACCGCTTCTCCTGAAAACTGGACTATACGATAATAGGGGATTTACTAGAGAGGAAAAACTTCAACTCATAACTGGTCATTGGGCTATCATTAGCTTTTTCATTGCATTATGCGTTGTACTTTGGTTACTCAGAACAGACATTCGTGACAGGCATTTAGATAAAATGCGCTCTACTGTTCCAGCTACAATTGGGTGGATTTTTATTGGTTTCTTCTTAGCGCTGTTCTCACAAAGCATTGCCGGTATGATCGAAATGCGTTTATTAGGGATTACACCGGGATCTGAAAATACAGCAAGACTTATGGACATCGCAAGAACGACACCTTGGTTCCTTATTGTCATATCTATAATAGGACCTATTTTGGAAGAAATCGTATTTAGAAAAATTTTATTCGGTACACTTTATAAGAAGTTTAACTTCTTTATTGCCGCTATTATTAGTTCACTTGTATTCGCGGCGATTCATTTTGATTTTACTCACTTATTGGTATACACTTCTATGGGGCTCGTATTCGCCTTTTTATACGTAAAAACGAAACGAATTATAGTTCCTATTGCAGCTCATGTTGCAATGAATACATTAGTTGCAGTTGCTCAAGTTGTAGTAAGCAATGAGCAAATTCAAGAAATGATTAAAGAAGCTGAAAAAATGCAAGGCTTTATCGGAGGATTTTTAGTATGA
- a CDS encoding ABC-F family ATP-binding cassette domain-containing protein, with the protein MILLQVNGLSKLYGAETILANIKLEVQTKDRIALVGRNGAGKSTLLKIIAGELSHDGGEIIKPKDVSMGYLAQNTGLETSLTIWDEMLTVFTHLQQMETKLRRLEQEMGKEENFSNAAIYEKLLADYDQLQLDYKDQGGYQYEADIRSILSGLGFPVETHQTKISTLSGGQKTRLALGKLLLTRPDLLILDEPTNHLDIETLTWLEQYLQGYPGAILIVSHDRYFLDKLVTQVYEISNKESRRFVGNYSKYLDSKSALYEQEMKRYEKQQDEISKLEDFVQKNIARASTTKRAQSRRKQLDRMEVLTRPLGDSKSASFHFDIEKQSGNDVLQVKDATIGYYQEPIIEHVNMRLTRGDSVALVGPNGIGKSTLLKSIVNKLQLLHGNVAFGSNVSVGYYDQEQANLTSSKRVLNELWDEYPLQPEKEIRTILGNFLFTGDDVLKPVSSLSGGQKARLALAKLMMQKSNLLILDEPTNHLDLNSKEILENALIDYPGTLLFVSHDRYFINRVTTTVVELSTEGAQEYLGDYDYYVEKKNEMIERAELEQEDEVPVQKVVAQEKLNYLEEKERKQLERQRTRKIEELEQNIVGLEEEIATLEDQLCLPEIYADYEKASEITTKKQTLQEQLEACMAEWEELHI; encoded by the coding sequence TTGATATTATTACAAGTGAATGGGCTTTCGAAATTATACGGTGCAGAAACGATTCTTGCAAACATAAAATTGGAAGTACAAACAAAAGATCGTATCGCATTAGTCGGACGAAATGGAGCTGGAAAATCTACATTATTAAAAATAATAGCTGGCGAGTTATCTCATGATGGTGGTGAAATTATAAAACCAAAAGATGTCTCAATGGGGTATTTAGCTCAAAATACCGGATTAGAAACGTCTTTAACAATTTGGGATGAAATGTTAACCGTCTTTACACACTTGCAGCAGATGGAGACAAAACTTCGAAGGCTAGAGCAAGAGATGGGAAAAGAAGAAAATTTTTCAAATGCGGCTATATATGAGAAATTATTAGCTGATTATGACCAATTACAATTAGATTATAAAGATCAAGGCGGCTATCAGTACGAAGCGGATATACGCTCAATTTTAAGCGGTCTTGGCTTCCCAGTTGAAACGCATCAGACGAAAATTTCCACATTAAGTGGTGGACAAAAGACTCGATTAGCTCTTGGGAAATTATTATTAACTAGACCAGACTTACTTATTTTAGACGAACCTACAAACCATTTGGACATCGAGACACTAACATGGCTTGAACAATATTTACAAGGCTATCCTGGCGCGATTTTAATCGTTTCCCATGACCGTTATTTCTTAGATAAACTCGTTACACAAGTATACGAAATTTCTAATAAGGAAAGCCGACGATTTGTTGGTAACTACAGTAAATATTTAGACTCAAAATCAGCTCTATACGAGCAAGAAATGAAGCGTTATGAAAAACAACAAGATGAAATTTCTAAACTGGAAGACTTTGTACAAAAAAATATAGCTCGTGCATCTACGACAAAACGCGCTCAAAGTCGCCGTAAACAATTAGACAGAATGGAAGTATTAACTAGACCATTAGGCGATTCTAAATCAGCTTCCTTCCACTTCGATATTGAAAAACAAAGTGGAAATGATGTTTTACAAGTGAAAGATGCAACTATTGGCTATTATCAGGAACCGATTATTGAACATGTAAATATGCGCTTAACTCGCGGTGACAGTGTTGCCTTAGTTGGGCCAAACGGAATTGGAAAATCTACATTATTAAAATCCATTGTGAATAAGTTACAGCTATTACATGGAAACGTTGCTTTCGGGTCAAACGTATCTGTTGGTTATTATGATCAAGAACAAGCCAACTTAACATCTTCGAAGCGAGTTTTAAATGAATTATGGGATGAATATCCATTGCAGCCCGAAAAAGAAATTCGCACTATACTAGGCAACTTTTTATTCACAGGGGATGATGTACTCAAACCAGTATCTTCTCTTAGTGGTGGACAAAAGGCTCGACTAGCTCTTGCAAAACTTATGATGCAAAAATCCAATTTATTAATTCTCGATGAGCCAACAAACCATCTTGATTTAAATAGTAAAGAGATTTTGGAGAATGCTTTAATTGATTACCCAGGTACTCTTCTATTCGTCTCTCATGACCGCTACTTTATTAATCGCGTAACGACAACCGTTGTTGAGTTATCAACAGAAGGTGCACAAGAATATTTAGGTGATTACGATTATTACGTTGAAAAGAAAAATGAAATGATTGAACGTGCGGAACTAGAGCAAGAAGATGAAGTACCTGTTCAAAAAGTGGTGGCACAAGAAAAATTAAATTATCTCGAAGAAAAAGAACGTAAACAGTTAGAGCGTCAACGTACTCGAAAAATTGAAGAACTGGAACAAAATATCGTAGGCTTAGAAGAAGAAATTGCTACGTTAGAAGACCAACTTTGCTTACCAGAAATATATGCAGATTATGAAAAGGCTAGTGAAATTACAACTAAAAAACAAACACTGCAAGAACAGCTTGAAGCTTGTATGGCAGAATGGGAAGAACTGCATATATAA
- the tsaD gene encoding tRNA (adenosine(37)-N6)-threonylcarbamoyltransferase complex transferase subunit TsaD: MEKNTIILGIETSCDETAVAVVKNGTEIIANVVASQIESHKRFGGVVPEIASRHHVEEITVVLEEALKEANITFEDIDAIAVTEGPGLVGALLIGVNAAKAVAFAHDIPLVGVHHIAGHIYANRLVKEVQFPLLSLVVSGGHTELVYMKEHGSFEVIGETRDDAAGEAYDKVARTLSMPYPGGPHIDRLAHEGKPTIDLPRAWLEPDSYDFSFSGLKSAVINTVHNAKQRGIEIAPEDLAASFQESVIDVLVTKASRAADAYNVKQVLLAGGVAANKGLRARLAAEFAQKENIELIIPPLSLCTDNAAMIAAAGTIAYEQGKRATLALNANPGLDIEA, from the coding sequence ATGGAAAAAAATACGATTATACTTGGTATTGAAACAAGCTGTGATGAAACAGCTGTAGCAGTTGTTAAAAATGGAACGGAAATCATTGCGAATGTCGTTGCATCGCAAATTGAAAGTCATAAGCGTTTTGGCGGAGTTGTACCAGAGATTGCATCCCGTCATCATGTAGAAGAAATCACAGTTGTGTTAGAAGAAGCTTTAAAAGAAGCGAATATCACTTTTGAGGATATTGATGCAATTGCTGTAACAGAAGGACCAGGTTTAGTCGGAGCACTTTTAATAGGTGTAAATGCAGCGAAAGCTGTGGCTTTTGCTCATGATATCCCTCTAGTTGGTGTTCATCATATTGCTGGTCATATTTATGCGAATCGTTTAGTAAAAGAAGTACAATTCCCGTTACTATCGCTTGTTGTATCCGGTGGACATACGGAGCTTGTTTATATGAAAGAACATGGTTCATTTGAAGTGATTGGTGAAACGCGAGATGATGCGGCAGGAGAAGCTTACGATAAAGTAGCTCGTACATTATCAATGCCTTATCCAGGTGGTCCTCATATTGATCGCCTTGCGCATGAAGGAAAACCAACAATTGATTTGCCTCGTGCGTGGCTAGAACCTGATTCGTATGATTTCAGCTTTAGTGGATTGAAATCAGCAGTTATCAACACTGTGCATAACGCAAAACAGCGCGGTATAGAAATTGCACCAGAAGATTTAGCAGCAAGTTTCCAAGAAAGTGTAATAGATGTACTTGTAACGAAAGCGTCTCGTGCAGCAGATGCTTATAATGTAAAACAAGTGCTTCTTGCTGGTGGAGTAGCTGCTAATAAAGGGCTTCGTGCACGTTTAGCAGCAGAATTTGCACAAAAAGAAAATATAGAGCTAATTATTCCTCCTCTATCTTTATGCACAGATAATGCAGCGATGATTGCGGCTGCAGGTACAATTGCATACGAACAAGGAAAACGCGCTACATTAGCTTTAAATGCAAATCCAGGATTAGATATTGAAGCATAG